From Terriglobales bacterium, one genomic window encodes:
- a CDS encoding adenylate/guanylate cyclase domain-containing protein, translating into MPRITITSPEGKGGILVLTKPVTTIGRGNANDLVLNDTSVSRFHAVLKLGDDGNVVIADRGSTNGVLVNEERITAETPLADGAVARIGIYRLKFEREDDGALVVHKAEMPSALNQIIHGGPLEPLPSAPETPTGTAAELVQQVRRLERENYLLTVLYDAGKALTGKLSADDVAEQVMQLAFRIEGVERGFMMLFDEQGRVTRQSDVRYRRQPPTHQPQIILSRSILERLQADPAPILIADASQDERFAASESLKISGLRSAMCAPLMSAAGKLLGVLYVDNLERAAAFTQEELNVFALVAAQAAAALDNARAHQQLAEQAVHRSALERFLSPEVVEMVAANPQDVRLGGVNQKASILFADIRGFTALSERLAPELVVEILNEYFTRVTDVVFDHGGTLDKYLGDGVMAVFGAPFSKGNDAANAARAAMAIQALVLELNRDSRARQWPELRVGVGINTGAVVAGNIGSPRRLDYTVVGDTVNVAARLMAHAVGGQILISQATAQDLDSAFNLAPLTPILVKGKSEPVPVFAVRWMESAGAVS; encoded by the coding sequence ATGCCGCGCATCACCATCACATCTCCGGAGGGGAAGGGCGGCATCCTCGTCCTGACCAAGCCGGTGACCACCATCGGGCGCGGCAACGCCAATGACCTGGTGCTGAACGACACCAGCGTGTCGCGCTTCCATGCCGTGCTCAAGCTGGGCGACGACGGGAACGTGGTCATCGCCGACCGCGGCAGCACCAACGGCGTGCTGGTCAACGAAGAGCGCATCACCGCCGAGACCCCGCTGGCCGACGGCGCCGTAGCCCGCATCGGCATCTACCGCCTCAAGTTCGAGCGCGAGGACGACGGCGCGCTGGTGGTGCACAAGGCCGAGATGCCCTCGGCTCTGAACCAGATCATCCACGGCGGACCTCTGGAGCCGCTGCCCAGCGCCCCTGAGACCCCCACCGGCACCGCCGCCGAGCTGGTGCAGCAGGTGCGCCGGCTGGAGCGGGAGAACTACCTGCTCACCGTGCTCTATGACGCCGGCAAGGCGCTGACCGGCAAGCTCTCCGCCGACGACGTGGCCGAGCAGGTGATGCAACTGGCCTTCCGCATCGAAGGGGTGGAGCGCGGCTTCATGATGCTATTCGACGAGCAGGGGCGGGTGACGCGCCAGTCCGACGTGCGCTACCGCCGCCAGCCCCCCACCCACCAGCCCCAGATCATCCTCAGCCGCTCCATCCTGGAGCGCCTGCAGGCCGATCCCGCTCCCATCCTCATCGCCGACGCCAGCCAGGACGAGCGCTTCGCCGCCAGCGAGAGCCTGAAGATCTCCGGGTTGCGCTCGGCCATGTGCGCGCCCCTGATGAGCGCCGCCGGCAAGCTGTTGGGCGTCCTCTACGTCGACAACCTGGAGCGCGCCGCCGCCTTCACCCAGGAAGAACTCAACGTGTTCGCCCTGGTGGCGGCCCAGGCCGCCGCCGCCCTGGACAACGCCCGCGCCCACCAGCAGCTCGCCGAGCAGGCGGTGCACCGCTCCGCCCTGGAGCGCTTCCTCTCGCCCGAGGTAGTGGAGATGGTGGCCGCCAATCCCCAGGACGTGCGCCTGGGCGGCGTCAACCAGAAGGCCAGCATCCTGTTCGCCGACATCCGGGGCTTCACCGCTCTCTCGGAGCGCCTGGCTCCCGAGCTGGTGGTCGAGATCCTGAACGAGTACTTCACGCGGGTCACGGATGTGGTCTTCGACCACGGCGGCACCCTGGACAAGTACCTGGGCGACGGGGTGATGGCCGTCTTCGGCGCTCCTTTTTCCAAGGGCAACGACGCCGCCAACGCCGCCCGCGCCGCCATGGCCATCCAGGCCCTGGTTCTGGAACTCAACCGCGACTCGCGGGCGCGCCAGTGGCCGGAGCTGCGGGTGGGCGTGGGCATCAACACCGGGGCGGTGGTGGCCGGCAACATCGGCTCGCCCCGCCGCCTCGACTACACCGTGGTGGGTGACACCGTCAACGTGGCCGCGCGCCTCATGGCGCATGCGGTGGGCGGGCAGATCCTCATCTCCCAGGCCACCGCCCAGGACCTGGATTCCGCATTCAATCTGGCTCCCCTGACCCCCATCCTGGTGAAGGGCAAGTCGGAGCCGGTCCCGGTCTTCGCCGTGCGCTGGATGGAATCGGCGGGCGCGGTCAGCTAG